Within Acidobacteriota bacterium, the genomic segment GCCGTACTGGGTTTCGAAAACGCCACGAAACCCAGTGGGAATCTTCAGCCGGGCCTTATCGTCTATCTTGGCCGGCGCGTTCCCTCTGAAGACGGCAACCTGGTCCACTTTACTCCACCAAAGACCACTCGGATGTTAGAGGAGGGCTTCCGGCTTGTCAACGCCAAAATCCTGTCCCAGCAGGAGTTAGCGCGATTTACCTACGTATTTTCTTCGCTTTTCGGCGGCTGCTCAGTTATCGGCAGACAGGCATGGTAGGATTTCAGATTCGGGTTTCCTGGGCATTTCCGTCCGGATTGGCTCGATCAGAACTCATCATGCTCCGTACCGCACTTATCGGCTATCCGCAGGTTGGCAAGACGGCCCTCTTCCAGTTGATGACCAGCGCGCACGACGGGGCACGCCCGTCGCACGGCAAGCTCGAGGTCACCATTGGCATGGCGCGAGTGCCGGACACGCGTCTTGATGTGCTGACTGCCATGTTCAACCCGCGCAAACGGGTGCCGGCCACGGTGGAGTTCGCGGATATCCCGGGCCGCCCCTCCGGCAGCGGCGCCGAGGCGCTGCTCGACGTGGCGGCGTATCGCAATGCCGATACGCTCGTGCACGTGCTGCGCGCATTCTCCGATCCGGCGATCGCACACGCCGCGGGTTCGATCGATCCGCGACGGGATGCGCGGACGATGGAGGACGAACTGATCCTGGCGGATCTGGCCGTGGTCGAGAAGCGCATCGAGCGGCTCGCCAAGGATCTCAAGAAGGCCCGCACGCCCGAATTGGAGCGCGAGCAGGACATCCTCGTGCGCTGCAAGGCGCAACTCGAATCAGGCGCTCCGCTCCGCGCTATCGGACTCGGCGATGACGACAAGCGGCGGCTTCGCGGCTTCCAGTTCCTGTCGGCCAAACCGCTTCTGCTCGTCGTCAACGTCGACGAGGCCGATCTGACCGGGGACGGCGGTGCGGCCGCCGCGCTGGATGGCGTGGTGGCGCGCTACGATCTCGGCTCGGTCGCGTCGGGCGCCTCTACCGGGGTGGTGGCGGTCTGCGCAAAGATCGAGCTCGAAATCGCGCAACTGGAGACCGCCGACGCAGCCGCGTTCCTGGCCGACATGGGACTCAAGGAATCCGGGCTGGATCGTGTGATCCGCGCGAGCTACGACCTGCTCGGTTACATCTCGTTTTTCACCGTCGGCGAGGATGAATGCCGCGCGTGGTCGATTCCGCGGGGCCTGGCTGCGCAGGCGGCGGCGGGCGAAATCCACACGGACTTGTCGCGAGGGTTCATTCGTGCGGAAGTGGTCGCCTACGAGCGACTCACGTCCCGGGGCACGATGCCGGCGTGCCGCGAACACGGTGAAGTCCGTCTCGAGGGCAAAGAGTACGTGGTCCTTGATGGCGACATCATGAATGTGCGATTCGCCACGTGAGGGGTTGATCAGAATCGATGGCCATCCGCACTATCCTCGTCTGCGAAGCGCAGGTGCCGCTTGTCCACGGCGGTGCCGAGAGCCACGTACGCCAGCTCGTGGCGCAGCTCGAGGCGCATGGCTACCAGGTCGGCCTGGTATCGGTGCCGTTCAAGTGGTATCCCAAGGATGAGATCCTGGCGCACGCCGCGGCCTGGCGACTGCTCGACCTGAGCGAGAGCAACGGCGTGCCGATCGATCTGGTCGTCGCGACCAAGTTTCCGTCGTACTTCGTGAGGCACCCGAACAAGGTCGCCTGGCTCATCCACCAGTACCGGGCGGCCTACGAATTGTGCGGCACCCAGTACAGCGATTTTACGCACGTCGACCTCGACGTGGGTCTCCGGCAGAAGCTCATTGGCCTCGACACCGAGATGCTCGGGGAATGCCGCCGTCTCTACACGAA encodes:
- the ychF gene encoding redox-regulated ATPase YchF; this translates as MLRTALIGYPQVGKTALFQLMTSAHDGARPSHGKLEVTIGMARVPDTRLDVLTAMFNPRKRVPATVEFADIPGRPSGSGAEALLDVAAYRNADTLVHVLRAFSDPAIAHAAGSIDPRRDARTMEDELILADLAVVEKRIERLAKDLKKARTPELEREQDILVRCKAQLESGAPLRAIGLGDDDKRRLRGFQFLSAKPLLLVVNVDEADLTGDGGAAAALDGVVARYDLGSVASGASTGVVAVCAKIELEIAQLETADAAAFLADMGLKESGLDRVIRASYDLLGYISFFTVGEDECRAWSIPRGLAAQAAAGEIHTDLSRGFIRAEVVAYERLTSRGTMPACREHGEVRLEGKEYVVLDGDIMNVRFAT